The Brassica oleracea var. oleracea cultivar TO1000 chromosome C6, BOL, whole genome shotgun sequence genomic interval GCGAAAACCAAAAGGGCCTTCTTTCTTCTTCGATTTCGATCTTAAATCTCTCTCTGTGGAATCGTTTGTGAATGGTGGAAACGAATCCGACCGGTGGTAATTCTACGCTCTCCCTTCCCATCGAAAGGGCGAGCCTTCTCTCTGCATCCTCTGTTTTCGCTTTCGGCTCCTGCAAAGAAGGCTGGTACTTCCGCTGCTTCGGCATCGACCCGTGAATCCAATCTCGATCTGAGATCCGCTGCCTTTTGTTTTCTTTTTTTTTTTTGAAAATTTTGGAAAAGATGTTGCTTTACAACAAGCAGAAGAAGAACCAGAACGCAAAGGGAAACAGAATCCTTATCAGCGTTACGGTTCTTGGTAGCGCCGGTCCGATCCGGTTCGTTGCTTACGAGGAAGATCTCGTCGCTTCTGTTGTTGATACTGCTCTTAAATGCTACGCTCGCGAAGGTCGTCTTCCTCTTCTCGGTTCCGATTTCAATGATTTCCTTCTCTACTGTCCAATGTTTGGACCTGAAGGTAAACCGAATCAATTTTTCTCGATTCGAATTGATTTTTGTTAATTGAATTGGTTTACTGAACCGGGTTTTGGTTTTGTTGCGATAGCTTTAAGCGCGTGGAGTGCGATTGGATCGCTTGGTGCAAGGAACTTTACTCTGTGTAGGAAACCAGAGGATACGAAGGTGGTCAAGGAAGGTGATGGAAAATCTAATTCCATTAATGGTGCAAAGAAAGGAGGAAGCTTGAAGGCTTGGATCAACAAGTCCTTTAGCCTCAAAGTCTCCAGCCATTGAACATCTTTTTTTTCAGACAAAGACAAACAAGTATTTATGTTTCTTTTACTTTGCTTTTTGATTTGATTCCGAACTCTGTATGAAGCTTCCATTGACATTGAAGCTTCTTTTTTTTTTCCTTACATCTCTCATTCTCCGGTAATAAAGAAGTTTTTATTTTGTGTTCTTGTCGTAAAGTGTCATGTGGTATACGAGAGAACAACGTCATTGTCGAATCCATA includes:
- the LOC106296683 gene encoding uncharacterized protein At4g22758-like, whose protein sequence is MLLYNKQKKNQNAKGNRILISVTVLGSAGPIRFVAYEEDLVASVVDTALKCYAREGRLPLLGSDFNDFLLYCPMFGPEALSAWSAIGSLGARNFTLCRKPEDTKVVKEGDGKSNSINGAKKGGSLKAWINKSFSLKVSSH